The following coding sequences are from one Peromyscus eremicus chromosome X, PerEre_H2_v1, whole genome shotgun sequence window:
- the LOC131900207 gene encoding cancer/testis antigen 55-like, whose product MSDDDPEVLLHNYVDLLEISQASFPDLQDSPLSEAEADLFPDGSSLVTNGVRSTGAAVTNQWDTIWAQALPQGTSDQKAELMGLTQTLRWGKDSSKRVSLHHEVHTGTSVIALVEENKTTHIQKAIKVKTVTNPVDGTEQSDLDRELCIKCVSSVTQDSIYIDKETSFPVHLFSGEFMPCKGDLLLVEYSMKPGTSNMNIHTMSHLSSQNSDEVCVTTIDGRTGVVEASMFFTLDSLHSHPGYTPTEWPFLLSRARMLSRPKLLPRAMSGSMVPL is encoded by the exons ATGTCTGATGATGACCCTGAGGTCCTACTCCATAACTATGTGGACTTGCTGGAAATTTCTCAGGCCAGTTTTCCAGACCTCCAGGACAGTCCCCTGTCTGAGGCAGAGGCTGATCTCTTTCCTGATGGAAGCAGCCTAGTCACTAATGGAGTCAGGAGTACTGGAGCAGCAGTAACTAACCAATGGGACACCATATGGGCACAAGCCTTGCCACAGGGCACATCAGACCAAAAGGCAGAGCTGATGGGTCTCACTCAGACCCTACGCTGGGGAAA AGACTCCTCAAAAAGGGTCTCTCTCCACCATGAGGTGCACACTGGGACAAGTGTCATTGCTCTcgtggaagaaaacaaaacaactcataTCCAAAAAGCAATCAAG GTGAAAACTGTGACTAACCCTGTGGATGGTACTGAGCAATCAGACCTTGACAGAGAACTTTGTATTAAGTGTGTCAGCTCGGTCACACAGGACAGCATCTATATCGACAAGGAAACATCTTTCCCTGTCCATCTCTTTTCTGGAG AATTCATGCCTTGCAAAGGAGACTTGTTGCTGGTTGAGTATTCCATGAAGCCGGGCACTTCAAACATGAACATCCACACCATGAGCCACTTAAGCTCCCAGAATTCGGATGAG GTCTGTGTTACCACTATTGATGGAAGAACCGGTGTGGTGGAAGCCAGTATGTTTTTTACTTTGGATTCTCTCCATTCTCACCCTGGTTATACACCCACGGAGTGGCCATTCCTTCTATCCAGAGCCAGGATGTTGTCTAGGCCCAAGTtgttgccaagggccatgtccgGGTCCATGGTCCCACTGTAG